In Carassius gibelio isolate Cgi1373 ecotype wild population from Czech Republic chromosome B2, carGib1.2-hapl.c, whole genome shotgun sequence, a single genomic region encodes these proteins:
- the wu:fi34b01 gene encoding basic proline-rich protein isoform X26 encodes MVSWKIWGRLLIMQSSFTCITLINCISLLQFSGTEKTNNEGSEDFSEGQLLSDHKGYFVPLADVSDNTGVSGQLLSSSEAAWDAMSPKLRCGNDLVKLQLSGPEVANVELCRGNGDPVPLTQLPPHCGHTALDYAGLLYATPYDGCGVAQQGEHYVLQIQWQGNSAVISCPMTSTTANETFLGPHPPKFLNILLPPFSPDTQSPEAPPMPQLSDTETQKPPPPGYPQVYPQGFWPFPHYLYPGRVYSIAKQTGKLVTTPQTPTEEPQPPKYPQVSWPYPGYPSGDQKHGPASGSKTESDAPAEKPYPLKYPPGSWPHPGYPSGDQKPGPASGSKTESDAPAEKPYPLKYPPGSWHYPGYPSGDQKPGPASGSKTESDAPAEKPYPLKYPPGSWPHPGYPSGDQKPGPASGSKTESDAPAEKPYPPKYPQGSWHYPGYPSGDQKPGPASGSKTESDAPAEKPYPPKYPQGSWHYPGYPSGDQKPGPASGSKTESDAPAEKPYPLKYPPGSWPHPGYPSGDQKPGPASGSKTESDAPAEKPYPLKYPPGSWPHPGYPSGDQRPGPASGSKTESDAPVDKPYPLKYPPESWPRPGYPSGDQKPGPASGSKTESDAPAEKPYPPKYPQGSWHYPGYPSGDQKPGPASGSKTESDAPVDKPYPLKYPPGSWPRPGYPSGDQKPGPASGSKTESDAPAEKPYPLKYPPGSWPRPGYPSGDQKPGPASGSKTESGAPAEKPYPLKYPPGFWPHPGYSYDPVRPKPIDKPASAIPTAPQSGLPAATQILHPSEYPGRLFPPYSAYPDYHLYLQKFFPRYPVMPLKTPTAPSITPTPRLCPTTVAVECKPNAN; translated from the exons ATGGTATCTTGGAAAATATGGGGAAGGTTGTTAATTATGCAGAGTTCTTTCACGTGCATTACTTTAATAAACTGCATTAGTCTGCTACAGTTTTCTGGAACGGAAAAAACGAACAATGAAGGTAGCGAAGATTTTTCAGAAGGACAACTTCTGTCTGACCACAAGGGATATTTTGTGCCTTTAGCTGATGTCAGTGACAACACCGGAGTTTCAG GGCAGCTACTCAGTTCTTCTGAAGCAGCCTGGGATGCCATGTCTCCAAAGTTGAGGTGTGGTAACGATCTTGTGAAGTTGCAACTCAGTGGTCCAGAAGTAGCAAATGTTGAACTCTGTCGAG GTAATGGGGATCCTGTTCCACTCACTCAGTTGCCACCTCACTGTGGACACACTGCACTTGATTATGCAGGTCTGCTCTATGCTACTCCTTATGATGGATGTGGTGTTGCACAACAG GGAGAGCATTATGTGTTGCAGATACAGTGGCAGGGGAACTCTGCAGTCATTTCTTGTCCTATGACCTCTACCACTGCAAATGAAACCTTCCTGGGACCGCATCCTCCTAAATTTCTGAACATTCTTCTGCCTCCCTTCTCTCCTGATACACAAAGTCCAGAAGCACCTCCAATGCCACAACTGTCTGATACTGAAACCCAGAAACCACCACCTCCTGGTTACCCTCAAGTGTATCCGCAAGGGTTTTGGCCTTTCCCTCATTATCTTTATCCTGGAAGGGTTTATTCTATAGCCAAGCAAACTGGGAAACTTGTTACAACTCCCCAAACACCAACTGAAGAGCCTCAGCCTCCCAAATACCCCCAGGTGTCTTGGCCTTATCCTGGTTACCCTTCTGGTGACCAGAAACATGGTCCAGCCTCTGGCTCTAAAACTGAATCCGATGCACCAGCTGAAAAGCCTTATCCTCTCAAATACCCCCCCGGGTCTTGGCCTCATCCTGGTTACCCTTCTGGTGACCAGAAAC CTGGTCCAGCCTCTGGCTCTAAAACTGAATCTGATGCACCAGCTGAAAAGCCTTATCCTCTCAAATACCCCCCCGGGTCTTGGCATTATCCTGGTTACCCTTCTGGTGACCAGAAACCTGGTCCAGCCTCTGGCTCTAAAACTGAATCCGATGCACCAGCTGAAAAGCCTTATCCTCTCAAATACCCCCCTGGGTCTTGGCCTCATCCTGGTTACCCTTCTGGTGACCAGAAACCTGGTCCAGCTTCTGGCTCTAAAACCGAATCCGATGCACCAGCTGAAAAGCCTTATCCTCCCAAATACCCCCAGGGGTCTTGGCATTATCCTGGTTACCCTTCTGGTGACCAGAAAC CTGGTCCAGCCTCTGGCTCTAAAACTGAATCTGATGCACCAGCTGAAAAGCCTTATCCTCCCAAATACCCCCAGGGGTCTTGGCATTATCCTGGTTACCCTTCTGGTGACCAGAAAC CTGGTCCAGCCTCTGGCTCTAAAACTGAATCCGATGCACCAGCTGAAAAGCCTTATCCTCTCAAATACCCCCCTGGGTCTTGGCCTCATCCTGGTTACCCTTCTGGTGACCAGAAACCTGGTCCAGCTTCTGGCTCTAAAACCGAATCCGATGCACCAGCTGAAAAGCCTTATCCTCTCAAATACCCTCCCGGGTCTTGGCCTCATCCTGGTTACCCTTCTGGGGACCAGAGACCTGGTCCAGCCTCTGGCTctaaaactgaatcggatgcacCAGTGGATAAGCCTTATCCTCTCAAATACCCTCCCGAGTCTTGGCCTCGTCCTGGTTACCCTTCTGGTGACCAGAAACCTGGTCCAGCCTCTGGCTCTAAAACTGAATCTGATGCACCAGCTGAAAAGCCTTATCCTCCCAAATACCCCCAGGGGTCTTGGCATTATCCTGGTTACCCTTCTGGTGACCAGAAACCTGGTCCAGCCTCTGGCTctaaaactgaatcggatgcacCAGTGGATAAGCCTTATCCTCTCAAATACCCTCCCGGGTCTTGGCCTCGTCCTGGTTACCCTTCTGGTGACCAGAAACCTGGTCCAGCCTCTGGCTCTAAAACTGAATCTGATGCACCAGCTGAAAAGCCTTATCCTCTCAAATACCCTCCCGGGTCTTGGCCTCGTCCTGGTTACCCTTCTGGTGACCAGAAACCTGGTCCAGCCTCTGGCTCTAAAACCGAATCCGGCGCACCAGCTGAAAAGCCTTATCCTCTCAAATACCCCCCTGGGTTTTGGCCTCATCCTGGTTACTCTTATGACCCTGTCAGGCCAAAGCCCATAGATAAACCAGCTTCAGCCATCCCCACTGCTCCCCAATCAGGCTTGCCAGCAGCAACCCAGATTCTGCACCCCTCAGAATACCCTGGACGTCTGTTCCCTCCGTATAGTGCTTACCCTGATTATCATCTTTATTTGCAAAAGTTTTTTCCACGATACCCAGTCATGCCTCTCAAAACGCCTACAGCGCCATCTATAACCCCCACTCCTCGACTCTGTCCTACAACTGTAGCTGTTGAATGCAAACCCAATGCCAACTAG
- the wu:fi34b01 gene encoding basic proline-rich protein isoform X2, which produces MVSWKIWGRLLIMQSSFTCITLINCISLLQFSGTEKTNNEGSEDFSEGQLLSDHKGYFVPLADVSDNTGVSGQLLSSSEAAWDAMSPKLRCGNDLVKLQLSGPEVANVELCRGNGDPVPLTQLPPHCGHTALDYAGLLYATPYDGCGVAQQGEHYVLQIQWQGNSAVISCPMTSTTANETFLGPHPPKFLNILLPPFSPDTQSPEAPPMPQLSDTETQKPPPPGYPQVYPQGFWPFPHYLYPGRVYSIAKQTGKLVTTPQTPTEEPQPPKYPQVSWPYPGYPSGDQKHGPASGSKTESDAPAEKPYPLKYPPGSWPHPGYPSGDQKPGPASGSKTESDAPAEKPYPLKYPPGSWHYPGYPSGDQKPGPVSGSKTESDAPAEKPYPLKYLPGSWPRPGYPSGDQKPGPASGSKTESDAPAEKPYPPKYPQGSWHYPGYPSGDQKPGPVSGSKTESDAPVDKPYPPKYPPGSWHYPGYPSGDQKPGPASGSKTESDAPAEKPYPLKYPPGSWHYPGYPSGDQKPGPASGSKTESDAPAEKPYPPKYPQGSWHYPGYPSGDQKPGPVSGSKTESNAPVDKPYPPKYPPGSWHYPGYPSGDQKPGPASGSKTESDAPAEKPYPLKYPPGSWPHPGYPSGDQKPGPASGSKTESDAPAEKPYPLKYPPGSWPHPGYPSGDQRPGPASGSKTESDAPVDKPYPLKYPPESWPRPGYPSGDQKPGPASGSKTESDAPAEKPYPPKYPQGSWHYPGYPSGDQKPGPASGSKTESDAPVDKPYPLKYPPGSWPRPGYPSGDQKPGPASGSKTESDAPAEKPYPLKYPPGSWPRPGYPSGDQKPGPASGSKTESGAPAEKPYPLKYPPGFWPHPGYSYDPVRPKPIDKPASAIPTAPQSGLPAATQILHPSEYPGRLFPPYSAYPDYHLYLQKFFPRYPVMPLKTPTAPSITPTPRLCPTTVAVECKPNAN; this is translated from the exons ATGGTATCTTGGAAAATATGGGGAAGGTTGTTAATTATGCAGAGTTCTTTCACGTGCATTACTTTAATAAACTGCATTAGTCTGCTACAGTTTTCTGGAACGGAAAAAACGAACAATGAAGGTAGCGAAGATTTTTCAGAAGGACAACTTCTGTCTGACCACAAGGGATATTTTGTGCCTTTAGCTGATGTCAGTGACAACACCGGAGTTTCAG GGCAGCTACTCAGTTCTTCTGAAGCAGCCTGGGATGCCATGTCTCCAAAGTTGAGGTGTGGTAACGATCTTGTGAAGTTGCAACTCAGTGGTCCAGAAGTAGCAAATGTTGAACTCTGTCGAG GTAATGGGGATCCTGTTCCACTCACTCAGTTGCCACCTCACTGTGGACACACTGCACTTGATTATGCAGGTCTGCTCTATGCTACTCCTTATGATGGATGTGGTGTTGCACAACAG GGAGAGCATTATGTGTTGCAGATACAGTGGCAGGGGAACTCTGCAGTCATTTCTTGTCCTATGACCTCTACCACTGCAAATGAAACCTTCCTGGGACCGCATCCTCCTAAATTTCTGAACATTCTTCTGCCTCCCTTCTCTCCTGATACACAAAGTCCAGAAGCACCTCCAATGCCACAACTGTCTGATACTGAAACCCAGAAACCACCACCTCCTGGTTACCCTCAAGTGTATCCGCAAGGGTTTTGGCCTTTCCCTCATTATCTTTATCCTGGAAGGGTTTATTCTATAGCCAAGCAAACTGGGAAACTTGTTACAACTCCCCAAACACCAACTGAAGAGCCTCAGCCTCCCAAATACCCCCAGGTGTCTTGGCCTTATCCTGGTTACCCTTCTGGTGACCAGAAACATGGTCCAGCCTCTGGCTCTAAAACTGAATCCGATGCACCAGCTGAAAAGCCTTATCCTCTCAAATACCCCCCCGGGTCTTGGCCTCATCCTGGTTACCCTTCTGGTGACCAGAAAC CTGGTCCAGCCTCTGGCTCTAAAACTGAATCTGATGCACCAGCTGAAAAGCCTTATCCTCTCAAATACCCCCCCGGGTCTTGGCATTATCCTGGTTACCCTTCTGGTGACCAGAAAC CTGGTCCAGTCTCTGGCTCTAAAACTGAATCAGATGCACCAGCTGAAAAGCCTTATCCTCTCAAATACCTTCCCGGGTCTTGGCCTCGTCCTGGTTACCCTTCTGGTGACCAGAAACCTGGTCCAGCCTCTGGCTCTAAAACTGAATCTGATGCACCAGCTGAAAAGCCTTATCCTCCCAAATACCCCCAGGGGTCTTGGCATTATCCTGGTTACCCTTCTGGTGACCAGAAACCTGGTCCAGTCTCTGGCTCTAAAACTGAATCCGATGCACCAGTGGATAAGCCTTATCCTCCCAAATACCCCCCCGGGTCTTGGCATTATCCTGGTTACCCTTCTGGTGACCAGAAACCTGGTCCAGCCTCTGGCTCTAAAACTGAATCTGATGCACCAGCTGAAAAGCCTTATCCTCTCAAATACCCCCCCGGGTCTTGGCATTATCCTGGTTACCCTTCTGGTGACCAGAAAC CTGGTCCAGCCTCTGGCTCTAAAACTGAATCTGATGCACCAGCTGAAAAGCCTTATCCTCCCAAATACCCCCAGGGGTCTTGGCATTATCCTGGTTACCCTTCTGGTGACCAGAAACCTGGTCCAGTCTCTGGCTCTAAAACTGAATCCAATGCACCAGTGGATAAGCCTTATCCTCCCAAATACCCCCCCGGGTCTTGGCATTATCCTGGTTACCCTTCTGGTGACCAGAAAC CTGGTCCAGCCTCTGGCTCTAAAACTGAATCCGATGCACCAGCTGAAAAGCCTTATCCTCTCAAATACCCCCCTGGGTCTTGGCCTCATCCTGGTTACCCTTCTGGTGACCAGAAACCTGGTCCAGCTTCTGGCTCTAAAACCGAATCCGATGCACCAGCTGAAAAGCCTTATCCTCTCAAATACCCTCCCGGGTCTTGGCCTCATCCTGGTTACCCTTCTGGGGACCAGAGACCTGGTCCAGCCTCTGGCTctaaaactgaatcggatgcacCAGTGGATAAGCCTTATCCTCTCAAATACCCTCCCGAGTCTTGGCCTCGTCCTGGTTACCCTTCTGGTGACCAGAAACCTGGTCCAGCCTCTGGCTCTAAAACTGAATCTGATGCACCAGCTGAAAAGCCTTATCCTCCCAAATACCCCCAGGGGTCTTGGCATTATCCTGGTTACCCTTCTGGTGACCAGAAACCTGGTCCAGCCTCTGGCTctaaaactgaatcggatgcacCAGTGGATAAGCCTTATCCTCTCAAATACCCTCCCGGGTCTTGGCCTCGTCCTGGTTACCCTTCTGGTGACCAGAAACCTGGTCCAGCCTCTGGCTCTAAAACTGAATCTGATGCACCAGCTGAAAAGCCTTATCCTCTCAAATACCCTCCCGGGTCTTGGCCTCGTCCTGGTTACCCTTCTGGTGACCAGAAACCTGGTCCAGCCTCTGGCTCTAAAACCGAATCCGGCGCACCAGCTGAAAAGCCTTATCCTCTCAAATACCCCCCTGGGTTTTGGCCTCATCCTGGTTACTCTTATGACCCTGTCAGGCCAAAGCCCATAGATAAACCAGCTTCAGCCATCCCCACTGCTCCCCAATCAGGCTTGCCAGCAGCAACCCAGATTCTGCACCCCTCAGAATACCCTGGACGTCTGTTCCCTCCGTATAGTGCTTACCCTGATTATCATCTTTATTTGCAAAAGTTTTTTCCACGATACCCAGTCATGCCTCTCAAAACGCCTACAGCGCCATCTATAACCCCCACTCCTCGACTCTGTCCTACAACTGTAGCTGTTGAATGCAAACCCAATGCCAACTAG
- the wu:fi34b01 gene encoding basic proline-rich protein isoform X44: MVSWKIWGRLLIMQSSFTCITLINCISLLQFSGTEKTNNEGSEDFSEGQLLSDHKGYFVPLADVSDNTGVSGQLLSSSEAAWDAMSPKLRCGNDLVKLQLSGPEVANVELCRGNGDPVPLTQLPPHCGHTALDYAGLLYATPYDGCGVAQQGEHYVLQIQWQGNSAVISCPMTSTTANETFLGPHPPKFLNILLPPFSPDTQSPEAPPMPQLSDTETQKPPPPGYPQVYPQGFWPFPHYLYPGRVYSIAKQTGKLVTTPQTPTEEPQPPKYPQVSWPYPGYPSGDQKHGPASGSKTESDAPAEKPYPLKYPPGSWPHPGYPSGDQKPGPASGSKTESDAPAEKPYPLKYPPGSWHYPGYPSGDQKPGPVSGSKTESDAPVDKPYPPKYPQGSWHYPGYPSGDQKPGPVSGSKTESNAPVDKPYPPKYPPGSWHYPGYPSGDQKPGPASGSKTESDAPAEKPYPLKYPPGSWPHPGYPSGDQKPGPASGSKTESDAPAEKPYPLKYPPGSWPHPGYPSGDQRPGPASGSKTESDAPVDKPYPLKYPPESWPRPGYPSGDQKPGPASGSKTESDAPAEKPYPPKYPQGSWHYPGYPSGDQKPGPASGSKTESDAPVDKPYPLKYPPGSWPRPGYPSGDQKPGPASGSKTESDAPAEKPYPLKYPPGSWPRPGYPSGDQKPGPASGSKTESGAPAEKPYPLKYPPGFWPHPGYSYDPVRPKPIDKPASAIPTAPQSGLPAATQILHPSEYPGRLFPPYSAYPDYHLYLQKFFPRYPVMPLKTPTAPSITPTPRLCPTTVAVECKPNAN, from the exons ATGGTATCTTGGAAAATATGGGGAAGGTTGTTAATTATGCAGAGTTCTTTCACGTGCATTACTTTAATAAACTGCATTAGTCTGCTACAGTTTTCTGGAACGGAAAAAACGAACAATGAAGGTAGCGAAGATTTTTCAGAAGGACAACTTCTGTCTGACCACAAGGGATATTTTGTGCCTTTAGCTGATGTCAGTGACAACACCGGAGTTTCAG GGCAGCTACTCAGTTCTTCTGAAGCAGCCTGGGATGCCATGTCTCCAAAGTTGAGGTGTGGTAACGATCTTGTGAAGTTGCAACTCAGTGGTCCAGAAGTAGCAAATGTTGAACTCTGTCGAG GTAATGGGGATCCTGTTCCACTCACTCAGTTGCCACCTCACTGTGGACACACTGCACTTGATTATGCAGGTCTGCTCTATGCTACTCCTTATGATGGATGTGGTGTTGCACAACAG GGAGAGCATTATGTGTTGCAGATACAGTGGCAGGGGAACTCTGCAGTCATTTCTTGTCCTATGACCTCTACCACTGCAAATGAAACCTTCCTGGGACCGCATCCTCCTAAATTTCTGAACATTCTTCTGCCTCCCTTCTCTCCTGATACACAAAGTCCAGAAGCACCTCCAATGCCACAACTGTCTGATACTGAAACCCAGAAACCACCACCTCCTGGTTACCCTCAAGTGTATCCGCAAGGGTTTTGGCCTTTCCCTCATTATCTTTATCCTGGAAGGGTTTATTCTATAGCCAAGCAAACTGGGAAACTTGTTACAACTCCCCAAACACCAACTGAAGAGCCTCAGCCTCCCAAATACCCCCAGGTGTCTTGGCCTTATCCTGGTTACCCTTCTGGTGACCAGAAACATGGTCCAGCCTCTGGCTCTAAAACTGAATCCGATGCACCAGCTGAAAAGCCTTATCCTCTCAAATACCCCCCCGGGTCTTGGCCTCATCCTGGTTACCCTTCTGGTGACCAGAAAC CTGGTCCAGCCTCTGGCTCTAAAACTGAATCTGATGCACCAGCTGAAAAGCCTTATCCTCTCAAATACCCCCCCGGGTCTTGGCATTATCCTGGTTACCCTTCTGGTGACCAGAAAC CTGGTCCAGTCTCTGGCTCTAAAACTGAATCCGATGCACCAGTGGATAAGC CTTATCCTCCCAAATACCCCCAGGGGTCTTGGCATTATCCTGGTTACCCTTCTGGTGACCAGAAACCTGGTCCAGTCTCTGGCTCTAAAACTGAATCCAATGCACCAGTGGATAAGCCTTATCCTCCCAAATACCCCCCCGGGTCTTGGCATTATCCTGGTTACCCTTCTGGTGACCAGAAAC CTGGTCCAGCCTCTGGCTCTAAAACTGAATCCGATGCACCAGCTGAAAAGCCTTATCCTCTCAAATACCCCCCTGGGTCTTGGCCTCATCCTGGTTACCCTTCTGGTGACCAGAAACCTGGTCCAGCTTCTGGCTCTAAAACCGAATCCGATGCACCAGCTGAAAAGCCTTATCCTCTCAAATACCCTCCCGGGTCTTGGCCTCATCCTGGTTACCCTTCTGGGGACCAGAGACCTGGTCCAGCCTCTGGCTctaaaactgaatcggatgcacCAGTGGATAAGCCTTATCCTCTCAAATACCCTCCCGAGTCTTGGCCTCGTCCTGGTTACCCTTCTGGTGACCAGAAACCTGGTCCAGCCTCTGGCTCTAAAACTGAATCTGATGCACCAGCTGAAAAGCCTTATCCTCCCAAATACCCCCAGGGGTCTTGGCATTATCCTGGTTACCCTTCTGGTGACCAGAAACCTGGTCCAGCCTCTGGCTctaaaactgaatcggatgcacCAGTGGATAAGCCTTATCCTCTCAAATACCCTCCCGGGTCTTGGCCTCGTCCTGGTTACCCTTCTGGTGACCAGAAACCTGGTCCAGCCTCTGGCTCTAAAACTGAATCTGATGCACCAGCTGAAAAGCCTTATCCTCTCAAATACCCTCCCGGGTCTTGGCCTCGTCCTGGTTACCCTTCTGGTGACCAGAAACCTGGTCCAGCCTCTGGCTCTAAAACCGAATCCGGCGCACCAGCTGAAAAGCCTTATCCTCTCAAATACCCCCCTGGGTTTTGGCCTCATCCTGGTTACTCTTATGACCCTGTCAGGCCAAAGCCCATAGATAAACCAGCTTCAGCCATCCCCACTGCTCCCCAATCAGGCTTGCCAGCAGCAACCCAGATTCTGCACCCCTCAGAATACCCTGGACGTCTGTTCCCTCCGTATAGTGCTTACCCTGATTATCATCTTTATTTGCAAAAGTTTTTTCCACGATACCCAGTCATGCCTCTCAAAACGCCTACAGCGCCATCTATAACCCCCACTCCTCGACTCTGTCCTACAACTGTAGCTGTTGAATGCAAACCCAATGCCAACTAG
- the wu:fi34b01 gene encoding basic proline-rich protein isoform X1 has translation MVSWKIWGRLLIMQSSFTCITLINCISLLQFSGTEKTNNEGSEDFSEGQLLSDHKGYFVPLADVSDNTGVSGQLLSSSEAAWDAMSPKLRCGNDLVKLQLSGPEVANVELCRGNGDPVPLTQLPPHCGHTALDYAGLLYATPYDGCGVAQQGEHYVLQIQWQGNSAVISCPMTSTTANETFLGPHPPKFLNILLPPFSPDTQSPEAPPMPQLSDTETQKPPPPGYPQVYPQGFWPFPHYLYPGRVYSIAKQTGKLVTTPQTPTEEPQPPKYPQVSWPYPGYPSGDQKHGPASGSKTESDAPAEKPYPLKYPPGSWPHPGYPSGDQKPGPASGSKTESDAPAEKPYPLKYPPGSWHYPGYPSGDQKPGPASGSKTESDAPAEKPYPLKYPPGSWPHPGYPSGDQKPGPASGSKTESDAPAEKPYPPKYPQGSWHYPGYPSGDQKPGPASGSKTESDAPAEKPYPPKYPQGSWHYPGYPSGDQKPGPVSGSKTESDAPVDKPYPPKYPPGSWHYPGYPSGDQKPGPASGSKTESDAPAEKPYPLKYPPGSWHYPGYPSGDQKPGPASGSKTESDAPAEKPYPPKYPQGSWHYPGYPSGDQKPGPVSGSKTESNAPVDKPYPPKYPPGSWHYPGYPSGDQKPGPASGSKTESDAPAEKPYPLKYPPGSWPHPGYPSGDQKPGPASGSKTESDAPAEKPYPLKYPPGSWPHPGYPSGDQRPGPASGSKTESDAPVDKPYPLKYPPESWPRPGYPSGDQKPGPASGSKTESDAPAEKPYPPKYPQGSWHYPGYPSGDQKPGPASGSKTESDAPVDKPYPLKYPPGSWPRPGYPSGDQKPGPASGSKTESDAPAEKPYPLKYPPGSWPRPGYPSGDQKPGPASGSKTESGAPAEKPYPLKYPPGFWPHPGYSYDPVRPKPIDKPASAIPTAPQSGLPAATQILHPSEYPGRLFPPYSAYPDYHLYLQKFFPRYPVMPLKTPTAPSITPTPRLCPTTVAVECKPNAN, from the exons ATGGTATCTTGGAAAATATGGGGAAGGTTGTTAATTATGCAGAGTTCTTTCACGTGCATTACTTTAATAAACTGCATTAGTCTGCTACAGTTTTCTGGAACGGAAAAAACGAACAATGAAGGTAGCGAAGATTTTTCAGAAGGACAACTTCTGTCTGACCACAAGGGATATTTTGTGCCTTTAGCTGATGTCAGTGACAACACCGGAGTTTCAG GGCAGCTACTCAGTTCTTCTGAAGCAGCCTGGGATGCCATGTCTCCAAAGTTGAGGTGTGGTAACGATCTTGTGAAGTTGCAACTCAGTGGTCCAGAAGTAGCAAATGTTGAACTCTGTCGAG GTAATGGGGATCCTGTTCCACTCACTCAGTTGCCACCTCACTGTGGACACACTGCACTTGATTATGCAGGTCTGCTCTATGCTACTCCTTATGATGGATGTGGTGTTGCACAACAG GGAGAGCATTATGTGTTGCAGATACAGTGGCAGGGGAACTCTGCAGTCATTTCTTGTCCTATGACCTCTACCACTGCAAATGAAACCTTCCTGGGACCGCATCCTCCTAAATTTCTGAACATTCTTCTGCCTCCCTTCTCTCCTGATACACAAAGTCCAGAAGCACCTCCAATGCCACAACTGTCTGATACTGAAACCCAGAAACCACCACCTCCTGGTTACCCTCAAGTGTATCCGCAAGGGTTTTGGCCTTTCCCTCATTATCTTTATCCTGGAAGGGTTTATTCTATAGCCAAGCAAACTGGGAAACTTGTTACAACTCCCCAAACACCAACTGAAGAGCCTCAGCCTCCCAAATACCCCCAGGTGTCTTGGCCTTATCCTGGTTACCCTTCTGGTGACCAGAAACATGGTCCAGCCTCTGGCTCTAAAACTGAATCCGATGCACCAGCTGAAAAGCCTTATCCTCTCAAATACCCCCCCGGGTCTTGGCCTCATCCTGGTTACCCTTCTGGTGACCAGAAAC CTGGTCCAGCCTCTGGCTCTAAAACTGAATCTGATGCACCAGCTGAAAAGCCTTATCCTCTCAAATACCCCCCCGGGTCTTGGCATTATCCTGGTTACCCTTCTGGTGACCAGAAACCTGGTCCAGCCTCTGGCTCTAAAACTGAATCCGATGCACCAGCTGAAAAGCCTTATCCTCTCAAATACCCCCCTGGGTCTTGGCCTCATCCTGGTTACCCTTCTGGTGACCAGAAACCTGGTCCAGCTTCTGGCTCTAAAACCGAATCCGATGCACCAGCTGAAAAGCCTTATCCTCCCAAATACCCCCAGGGGTCTTGGCATTATCCTGGTTACCCTTCTGGTGACCAGAAAC CTGGTCCAGCCTCTGGCTCTAAAACTGAATCTGATGCACCAGCTGAAAAGCCTTATCCTCCCAAATACCCCCAGGGGTCTTGGCATTATCCTGGTTACCCTTCTGGTGACCAGAAACCTGGTCCAGTCTCTGGCTCTAAAACTGAATCCGATGCACCAGTGGATAAGCCTTATCCTCCCAAATACCCCCCCGGGTCTTGGCATTATCCTGGTTACCCTTCTGGTGACCAGAAACCTGGTCCAGCCTCTGGCTCTAAAACTGAATCTGATGCACCAGCTGAAAAGCCTTATCCTCTCAAATACCCCCCCGGGTCTTGGCATTATCCTGGTTACCCTTCTGGTGACCAGAAAC CTGGTCCAGCCTCTGGCTCTAAAACTGAATCTGATGCACCAGCTGAAAAGCCTTATCCTCCCAAATACCCCCAGGGGTCTTGGCATTATCCTGGTTACCCTTCTGGTGACCAGAAACCTGGTCCAGTCTCTGGCTCTAAAACTGAATCCAATGCACCAGTGGATAAGCCTTATCCTCCCAAATACCCCCCCGGGTCTTGGCATTATCCTGGTTACCCTTCTGGTGACCAGAAAC CTGGTCCAGCCTCTGGCTCTAAAACTGAATCCGATGCACCAGCTGAAAAGCCTTATCCTCTCAAATACCCCCCTGGGTCTTGGCCTCATCCTGGTTACCCTTCTGGTGACCAGAAACCTGGTCCAGCTTCTGGCTCTAAAACCGAATCCGATGCACCAGCTGAAAAGCCTTATCCTCTCAAATACCCTCCCGGGTCTTGGCCTCATCCTGGTTACCCTTCTGGGGACCAGAGACCTGGTCCAGCCTCTGGCTctaaaactgaatcggatgcacCAGTGGATAAGCCTTATCCTCTCAAATACCCTCCCGAGTCTTGGCCTCGTCCTGGTTACCCTTCTGGTGACCAGAAACCTGGTCCAGCCTCTGGCTCTAAAACTGAATCTGATGCACCAGCTGAAAAGCCTTATCCTCCCAAATACCCCCAGGGGTCTTGGCATTATCCTGGTTACCCTTCTGGTGACCAGAAACCTGGTCCAGCCTCTGGCTctaaaactgaatcggatgcacCAGTGGATAAGCCTTATCCTCTCAAATACCCTCCCGGGTCTTGGCCTCGTCCTGGTTACCCTTCTGGTGACCAGAAACCTGGTCCAGCCTCTGGCTCTAAAACTGAATCTGATGCACCAGCTGAAAAGCCTTATCCTCTCAAATACCCTCCCGGGTCTTGGCCTCGTCCTGGTTACCCTTCTGGTGACCAGAAACCTGGTCCAGCCTCTGGCTCTAAAACCGAATCCGGCGCACCAGCTGAAAAGCCTTATCCTCTCAAATACCCCCCTGGGTTTTGGCCTCATCCTGGTTACTCTTATGACCCTGTCAGGCCAAAGCCCATAGATAAACCAGCTTCAGCCATCCCCACTGCTCCCCAATCAGGCTTGCCAGCAGCAACCCAGATTCTGCACCCCTCAGAATACCCTGGACGTCTGTTCCCTCCGTATAGTGCTTACCCTGATTATCATCTTTATTTGCAAAAGTTTTTTCCACGATACCCAGTCATGCCTCTCAAAACGCCTACAGCGCCATCTATAACCCCCACTCCTCGACTCTGTCCTACAACTGTAGCTGTTGAATGCAAACCCAATGCCAACTAG